From the genome of Denticeps clupeoides chromosome 17, fDenClu1.1, whole genome shotgun sequence:
ggatttattattatatcatccccaaccctgcactgacaccatttgcaggctcactctaccctggaagggggtccctctctgtaccactccttcccaaggtttcttcctttcttttttttctctctcctagagagagaaaaagtgtgggggggtgtgggggtgtcaactgtagggcctgtcaaagcccattgatacatactgtatgtgattttgggctatataagaaataattgttgttgttgttgtttactcCTCAGTTAAAGACACAAGAATCTCTCTCCTATCTTTTTTTAGCTGgagaaaaaaacgaaaacagTTCTCTGTGGCTGAATGACCTGGTGACACCTTGACCTGATTATTGCAAAAGAAACACATGTAAAAAATATCCAGTGGAACaggttaaatattttttgttcccAAAGGGCTTGTTACCTGTAATTCCTCTGTGACTGCACACTGTTCACAACATAACTAAAAACAGCGTGTTAACTAAATCTGACGTGGCATTTCTCGCTTCATAAAGACCATTAGACCTTGCAGTCATGGAGATCCTCTTGTCTTCAGAAATCCCAGTGTTACTTTGTAGATCTTTGTGTGGACCTCACAGAAAATGCTGCTAATATAGACAAGCAGGTTAGAGTTCAAATGGTTCTGTCTGCTCGTCCAGACAAGGACCCCCTCCCCCCCTAATCGGGAtctctaatctttttacacaCTAGTTTAGACCAACAGAGAGGGGTCTGTTAAAAGCACTCAGCACCAAGCCAGCAATGAATAGAGATTTTAGCACAGATCCCACAGCTTTACAGCAGAAGAATCAGTGTTTATTCAGAATTTTTATGTTAGCACACTCTCTATACCAACAATTACAAATGTCATAATGAAAAGATAGATAGATCAACTAGTGCTAATTAGTGGACAACATTATGCAATATTTGACAATACACATGGTTTCTAAATGCCAATATGATGTTGATGAGAAGAACTCAGACCTTTTTAGACACACACTGAAAAGTTTCTCCATAACAATGCTGTAACTGATCTCCTTGATTCTACTCTTCCATCATTCTCCTAGGTACACAGAAGGCTTGTGTTGCTGTCTGGCTTTTGTGTGTGACCTGGCACTCTGTAAGTCCATAATAAGATAAACCCACAAATcaaagaaaaaagcaaatcaCTGACTTCAGCTCTCTAATTGCCAGTAAATCATGGAGGAGTCACTAATTAGTCAGACTGGGATCTAGAGAGCAGCCACCATATGGCACCGAGATGGGCTTGCAACAAGGGTCCACTTTGCTCTTTCTGTCTGAAGGCTAATTGTTTTCCTTGAGCGCTACCTCCTCCCTGGGTCTTTGTTAACATAGAAGAGCACATAAGCTTGTTAGCTGATTTGAGATGGGTGTTTATTTCCCCAGTATCTTTAAATCACAAGACCTTTAACAATGGAGCAACATTTTAATCTTTTGAGAGCACATggatctttgactaatatttctGATTTGATTATGTGATCAGAAACATGATGCTCTATTATGAAGGCATTGTGTTGCATCGCCATTAGTCATCACATGTTTAAGAAAAGTGGTTTGATCAGTCTCAAACAATGATGAAATATGAACAAACATGGTCAGTGAGCATCAATGAGAGATTCATATGTTGTATACAGTAACCTCACTCAGTACAAACAACAGTAATgattcaataaaaatacatgtgGGGAGTGTTTGTGATTGCCAGCTTCAGTATTctaccaatcagaatgcttgaattaaagcactcATAATTGGATGATGATGTGCCATTTTGCATAAagttattgtgttttttaaagttAAGATGACTACCAAACTTAACTTCTTCAGTTTTGATGTGGCTTCAGAGTCTAACATTACAAGCTTATAATCCTTGTACACCTCAGAGAATCAGTCTCTTACATTTGTTCAGATCAGAACATAATTCAACAGAGCATAGCTtctgttgaatttttttttttttcacttaaccttttatttagtgttacaaattacaaggcacatttcacatattaagGAATGTCTTCAGAACATTGTAAACTGAGCACAAAtagtacaaaatattacaaccaAAATCaccacaacaaaaaataaataaataaataaataaaaaaaaaaataataataaacaaacaaacaacaaaaaaaatccaaaaaacagcaaaaccaatcaatgaacaaacaaatgaaaaacaaaaaacaaaaacactgatcGTTTTTGCTTACAAGAGGACTTCCAGTTCTTATATTAAGTTTTCTATATACTGGTATAATGATTGAGCTTCAGTATTTTTACAGCGACTTAGCACTTCcttgaataaatatatttcatttgcaaaaatctTGAAAACGGGGGTGGTTTTTAGAAATCGAGACTTATGAATAAAAGATTTTGCCATAAGAATTAagttattattacagtattctGATTCTTCATCTCCTATCAGACCAACCCTTATTATCTCAAAGCTCAAAGGTGGAATagattttttacacattatccAATTTTGAAAATCATTCCAAAAAATATGTGTGGCATTGCAAACAAAAAAGAGGTGTTCTAATGTCTCAATATTAGAGTTACTTCTGTTGAACTAAATGCTGGAAACCTTTATGCTAGTCATAAAAACATCAGAACATGCATATCAGAACAGCTTTCGACACTCTGTACTCTGCAAAACAGTTCAGGTCCTCCAAATTCCCACCATATCCAGAATATCAATTTCATATCCAAGCAGTTAAATCTATAAAGAACTTGCATTACAGTTTCTGAGATTTAAAGGAGCTTGGATCAGAGTAGTTGTGGTGACTCAAGGAGGGCAAAGTAGTTTCGCTTCTGTAAACTGCACCAGAACTATCTAAACTAATAAATCAAACTATTTTGCAAATAAGTCTGCCTTTACTCCTCTTATCTATGCATTGATGCAAACCAGCATCTCAACATAGACACAATAATAATTTGACTATCTATGAGACCTTGATGTATGAGTCAGTGGTTTTCAGTTCATTTCCTGGAGCTTCCTGAGGTGTGGAGCTTGCTCATGCTGGAGAGATACTGTTCAACTTCTTGTGAATGATTTCTCTTCATGTTAGCAATCATGGGAGACGAGGGACATCTGGTATCCACCATCAAAGGTAAAAGTAATAAAGTGTATCCTGAGCAAACCAAGGTCAGCAGGTATGATCTTCCAGCATCACTACTGACTGGAGGTGGTGGCACCTGAAAATGTTCATCAGGAACTAAAATTAGGAGtcgttcttttttattattatttctgtttcactGATTGAATGTAGACATtggattttgtatttattttgtatttacaaTCATTTTCATTGTGAATGCATGTTATACAATGTTCGCATTTgcattgaatgaatgaaaatatcactgaattaatgtatttgtatttcgCAGTTGCTTATTCAACCATACCAGGGTTGGGTCCAGTCcttcagtatttttattttgatcatgaatctttttttttcatgttatccTACAGCAGGCAAggcagagatggaggagaaTATTTTTTCTGGATGAGTTTAATTTCGATGCTCTCTGAATTTCCTGTTGATCTctgtaaatttgtttttgtttatttgttttttaaagataTATGATTAACTGAACAGCAAAAGTTAATTTTTCCTGATTTTTACTCTTTACATTAAAAAGCAAAGCACATTACATGCAGTAAGGATATAGGCATTTAAGAGGGAAATGTTTATTGGAATTGgaagtttatatattttttcatgtatgCACACACAATAGCTTAAATAAACTCTCCAGTTTatcaaatcttttatttttccacttGTTGACAATGGGGCTAATTCCTAGCAGTGTGACTGATTGATCCACCCTAGATGGACAGTAAAGATTAAGAGGATGACAAATAGGCATTTGCTTACACAGCGCTTGGTGCTAATCCCCTTGTCTTCCTTTAGGGAGCCCTGGCAGGGTGAAGCTCTCAGACACGGCCCAGCATCGCTGCACAAAGGACCAGTGGACAGACTTCCACCAGCAGACAGCCCAGGACACAGACTCCATTCCATAGGCCTAGGCAACATCCATCAGGAGCCAAAGCAAACTATATTGTTTCTTTCACCAGACAAATTGGGAAATAGTTCACTTTTATAGACCTGACTGGGCTCAGAGTGGACATTTTGCTGAAGCCAATTGGGCATTGGTTCCAAGAACTGCTGTGCGAGTGCCTCTGCATCCAAAGCCTTGTAACCAAAGCCGATGGATGATCACCTTTCCAAGATGGGGCCGATGGACTCCCCTACAGATTCTCCAAGGAGCAACAGTACAGAGGAGAGCCAAGGAGGTGAGTCAACTACAGCTGAATTATTATACTTCTTCTAATTACACTACTACAAAATTGTAGTATAATTCAGACATTTGTGTTTCGTTTAATAATCATTTTACCTTGATTTGTACAGCACATTTAATTGTACCATACTTTTTTACACACAGAAGACTTTCAAAGTGCTTTGCAGCGGCAAAACacagtaatgaaaaaaaaagaaagttaaaaaGTGACAAATGACTGCAAAAATTGCTATAAAATTtgtatttgcacattgttaaaggagtcataaatgtaaataggaaggtagtagcctagtgggtaacacacttgcctatgaaccagaagacccggttttgaatcccacttactaccattgtgtccctgagcaagacacttaaccctaagttgctccagggagactgtccctgtaactactgattgtaagttgctctggattagggcgtctgataaatgctgtaaatgtaaatgtaaataataagaATTCTCGCTGAATCTCCTCATTATGTCTTACAGTTAAGAGCCCAGCCCCAGGCAAAATCCTGAGCACAGGCCTGCTCTGCAAAGTGTGTGCCGACACCAGCAGTGGTAAACATTATGGTATCTATGCCTGCAATGGCTGCAGTGGCTTCTTCAAGCGCAGTGTACGACGTAGACTCATTTACAGGTGAGGATGTGTGGAATGAATTACATAATCAGAAGACATCAAGTACAGATGAATTTTATAAGATTGTGCTGAGAATGTGAAACCATTGTAGATGCCAGGCAGGAACTGGTATGTGCCCAGTGGACAAAGCTCATCGTAACCAGTGTCAGGCCTGCCGTTTGAAAAAGTGCCTCCAGGCTGGCATGAACAAGGACGGTGAGTGAGATGAGTATTTGCTGAGTATTTTTTTCCCTGGAAAGGTGTCTGTCTTTGTTCCTTACTCTCCTTCTCAAATCCACTCCCTCAGCCGTCCAGAATGAGCGGCAGCCCCGCAGTACAGCCCAAGTTCGGCTGGACAGTCTAGACATGGACCCTGAGAAGGAGCACCTGGCCACCACCCGGGAGCCCACCTCCACCTGCTCGGTGATCAGCAGGCCACACCTGACCTCTTCAACCATCACCTCCACAGCTGCCCCGATGCCACGCAGCAGCAGCCCCCAGAACAATCACCGCTTCATGGCCAGCCTGATGACGGCTGAGACCTGTGCCAAGCTGGAGCCAGAGGATGGTAAGTGTTATTAACATATAACATATTGTTGTGGGTTTTTTAATGATTATGTTTCATTTAGATTTAATATTTAGACCTATTAATAAAACCAAATTTCATTAAGTGTGCCTAAGTATAATCAGTCCAgccactgacaaaaaaaatcttcatcttTCTATGCAATGCAGTGGACGAGAACATTGACGTGACCAGTAATGAGCCAGAGAGAAGCTCCCCCGAGTACAATCCATCCCCTTACTCCTCCAGTGCTCCTGAGAGCGTGTATGAGACGTCTGCTCGTCTCCTCTTCATGTCAGTCAAGTGGGCCAAAAACCTGCCTGTGTTCTCCCACCTGCCATTCAGAGACCAGGTGAGATTATCGCTGTAATCTCACTGTCACGCATACAGGACACACCTCATGTGTCCTGTTGTTCTGTACTGATTACGACCAGAAGGGACGGATGTATGTAAAACGTTTATTTAGCTTGACATTGACGTCTAATATGGACTTTTACTTCCTTACCATTAGCTGCTTGCTGAGAGAATTTTGATTATCGATTAAATAACTGGAGGAAATCTTGGCCTTGCAGGTGATTCTACTGGAGGAGGCATGGAGTGAACTCTTCCTGCTCTGTGCCATCCAGTGGTCCCTGCCGCTGGAcagctgccccctgctggcttTGCCCGACGTGCCGTCCTCTCAACAGGGCAAGACCAGCCCCTCAGCCTCCGACCTGCGGCTGCTGCAGGAAGTGTTTACTCGATTCAAGAACCTTGCTGTGGACCCAACTGAGTTTGCTTGCCTCAAGGCCATTATCCTCTTCAAGCCTGGTAAATGttctgcattattattattattgtagccTTGGATTATATTGCATCTATAATCAAATAATAAGCATAATATCCATGACAACTTGACAGCAGAATGGATTTGTCATGAATAAGCTTATATCGTTTCTGCACAGAGACCAGGGGGTTGAAGGACCCAGAGCAGGTGGAGAACTTGCAGGACCAGGCACAGGTCATGCTGGGCCAGCACATCCACACTCTATACCCCAGCCAAGCAGCCAGGTGGGACTCTGAAGATGCCTAGTCACAATATTCACCAACATTTGTGTTGTCATATGAACATAAGTATTTACCTAATGTTATTGTCCTCAGATTTGGACGACTGCTGCTGCTTTTACCTGCTCTCCACTTTGTGAGCTCTGAGAGGATAGAGATGCTGTTTTTTCACAGGACAATAGGGAACACACCCATGGAGAAGCTGCTGTGTGACATGTTCAAGAACTGAATAGAAAGCAAGAGGAAACGATCTGAGACACTTTATGAGCATGCAGTTAAAAATTCTTtccaacctgttttttttttatttagctttcTACTTTATCTGTTTAGTTTTTGTATAAATGATTCAGTATTATTTGTAAATAAACATATCCCTGCTGATGTTATACATAGATTAGTTGCTGTGAATAGACACTACAGTCTCATACATCTTTGATAGAACCATATAAAGACAAATCCATATTTGCCTTCAAGTTGGTTTGCGTAAAGCAATATGACAGCaatatattttaacattaatgtttaatgaaagTCTTAAAGATGGGGAACTGTTGTTGATGCAACATTTCTAATTATTTTGAGAGCTGAAACAAATGCTTATTCTGTTTGtacaaacataaataaataattttaatgttCAATTTTCTTTGAGAACGAGTTTGTAATTTATCATCCTCACCTCTAGAGGGCAACGttggcttttaacccatcgtGAGAGTTCGTCCTCTTACGAAAACACGGAAGAGAGGTTTGAGCagggtgttttatttatatagctGCGTTTAGTAAACCATggcaaaattaaatatttaagtcAAGCTAAAGAAACGTCAGTAATGTTCGGGAAATCATTTCCGTATCAGTACCAGTCACTTCCCCATAAAGACCCACTTTACGCGATCGGTCCAGGTTTGTTTGTGCCCGATAAAGACTTGGAGCAAAACCATTACAGTCACAGAGGACACTCGTTTGACTATGTTCCCAAAATTATTGACGAAGACTTCACGGGTACGTCTAAAGCTCCCAAATGACGCGGCAGTATATGTGTTCATTATTCTGGAGGCCAATAAAAACGCGAATAACTGTATTTCTCTCTCTAGACAGGAACCAAGGAGTCTTGTCCCGCATATGCCACCGAATTGTGGTTTTCTTAGTGACATTATGCACTTTCATAACCTTCCCCATATCTGGTTGGTTTGTACTAAAGGTATCTTTGTGAATTGAACTGTTAACGATTGTCTTTAAATGACTTGTTTATTTGGGGATTTTTCACATTAGATTGATTGTTCGCTTTAAAGGTTGTGCCAAACTTCCAAAGGATTGTTTACTTTCGCCTTGGCCGAGTTTGTTCACCGAAAGGTCCGGGGGTGGTCCTGGTGTTGCCTTTTATTGATCAGTGGCAGAGAGTTGACCTCCGAACTAGAGCATTTAACATCCCACCGTGCAAGGTTGG
Proteins encoded in this window:
- the nr2e3 gene encoding photoreceptor-specific nuclear receptor, which translates into the protein MDDHLSKMGPMDSPTDSPRSNSTEESQGVKSPAPGKILSTGLLCKVCADTSSGKHYGIYACNGCSGFFKRSVRRRLIYRCQAGTGMCPVDKAHRNQCQACRLKKCLQAGMNKDAVQNERQPRSTAQVRLDSLDMDPEKEHLATTREPTSTCSVISRPHLTSSTITSTAAPMPRSSSPQNNHRFMASLMTAETCAKLEPEDVDENIDVTSNEPERSSPEYNPSPYSSSAPESVYETSARLLFMSVKWAKNLPVFSHLPFRDQVILLEEAWSELFLLCAIQWSLPLDSCPLLALPDVPSSQQGKTSPSASDLRLLQEVFTRFKNLAVDPTEFACLKAIILFKPETRGLKDPEQVENLQDQAQVMLGQHIHTLYPSQAARFGRLLLLLPALHFVSSERIEMLFFHRTIGNTPMEKLLCDMFKN